A stretch of the Clostridium botulinum genome encodes the following:
- a CDS encoding sodium-dependent transporter, whose amino-acid sequence MEKRETFSGKLGFILACLGSAIGLGNIWMFPWRLGQFGGAAFLIPYFICVFILGTTGLMIEFSFGRSRRCGSLKGIQDTFNERNKPFGKILSVIPTLAVGCTLVFYSVVVGWIFKYFFMSVNGEIYNTNIGKFFDTFAGTSSSIPWHLLALTLTVVIVLLGITKGIEKANKILMPGLFVVFVILLIRSITLEGAIAGLKYLLVPHWAFLFKPMTWIMALGQAFFTVSLNGAGMVVYGSYLKDKEDIPSAAFNVAIFDTISALLAAFIIMPAVFSFGLDPTSGPSLLFITMPHIFNAMPLGYLFGILFFLSIIFAGISSAMNMLEAPSEALISKFNFKRIFAVLLVAIIAFFIGIPLDLSMARFGHWADFVTIYLAPIGSIIASITFMWVYGFDNALKDINKGSKKPVGNWFKPLSYLFIFSALLVLILGIIYNGIG is encoded by the coding sequence ATGGAAAAAAGGGAAACTTTCTCCGGAAAATTAGGCTTCATCCTTGCATGCCTAGGTTCTGCAATAGGATTAGGTAATATATGGATGTTCCCTTGGAGATTAGGTCAATTTGGGGGTGCCGCGTTTCTCATACCCTACTTTATATGTGTATTTATTTTAGGTACTACGGGGCTTATGATAGAATTTAGTTTTGGAAGATCTAGAAGATGCGGTTCACTAAAAGGAATTCAAGATACTTTTAATGAAAGAAATAAACCTTTCGGAAAAATATTAAGTGTAATTCCTACACTTGCAGTAGGATGTACTCTAGTGTTTTATTCAGTAGTAGTTGGTTGGATTTTTAAATATTTTTTTATGTCTGTAAACGGAGAAATTTACAATACAAATATCGGTAAATTTTTCGACACATTCGCCGGGACTTCATCAAGTATTCCATGGCATCTACTTGCCTTAACACTTACTGTAGTAATTGTTCTTTTAGGAATAACTAAAGGAATTGAAAAGGCTAACAAAATCCTTATGCCTGGTTTATTTGTAGTTTTTGTCATCTTACTTATACGCTCTATAACCTTAGAAGGCGCAATAGCAGGATTAAAATACTTACTAGTTCCTCATTGGGCATTTTTATTTAAACCTATGACTTGGATTATGGCTTTAGGACAAGCATTTTTTACAGTATCTCTTAACGGAGCAGGCATGGTCGTTTATGGAAGTTACTTAAAAGATAAAGAAGATATACCTTCTGCAGCCTTCAATGTGGCTATTTTTGATACTATATCTGCTCTGCTTGCAGCATTTATCATAATGCCAGCAGTATTTTCTTTTGGACTAGATCCAACTTCAGGTCCATCATTACTTTTCATAACTATGCCACATATATTTAATGCTATGCCTTTAGGTTATCTTTTCGGAATATTATTCTTCTTAAGTATAATATTTGCTGGAATATCCTCTGCGATGAATATGCTAGAAGCTCCTTCTGAAGCTCTTATAAGCAAATTTAACTTTAAGAGAATATTTGCAGTTTTACTTGTAGCAATTATTGCATTCTTTATAGGTATTCCTTTAGACTTAAGCATGGCACGTTTTGGACATTGGGCAGATTTTGTTACTATTTATCTAGCACCTATTGGATCAATTATAGCCTCTATAACATTTATGTGGGTTTATGGATTTGATAATGCATTAAAAGATATAAATAAAGGTTCGAAAAAACCTGTTGGTAATTGGTTTAAACCACTATCTTATTTATTTATATTCTCAGCTCTTTTAGTATTAATTCTTGGAATTATATATAATGGAATAGGTTAA
- a CDS encoding energy-coupling factor ABC transporter ATP-binding protein, with protein MKEYILETNNLSFEYPDGTNALKNINLSIEKGKKISFLGVNGAGKSTLFLNFNGILKPTSGKILFKGEKIKYTNAFLNKLRKNIGIVFQDPDNQLFSANIYQEVSFGAMNLGLDNNEVRTRVDNSLKNVHMYDYKDKAVHFLSYGQKKRVSIADILVMEPEIIILDEPTSSLDPKHSRQIINIFDKINAQGVTVILSTHDVELAYSWSDYIVVMKNGEVVRCGDPIEIFSDSEFLQNTYLEKPLILDLYERLIKNGFIGTNDNIPRNKEELFNILNN; from the coding sequence ATGAAAGAGTATATATTAGAGACTAATAATCTGAGTTTTGAGTATCCAGATGGTACTAATGCTTTGAAGAATATCAATTTAAGTATAGAGAAGGGTAAGAAGATATCTTTTTTAGGAGTAAATGGTGCAGGAAAATCGACTTTGTTTTTAAACTTTAATGGAATATTAAAGCCAACTTCTGGTAAAATATTATTTAAAGGAGAAAAAATTAAATATACTAATGCTTTTCTTAATAAATTAAGGAAAAATATAGGCATTGTATTTCAAGACCCCGATAATCAACTTTTTTCAGCAAATATTTATCAAGAGGTTTCATTTGGAGCTATGAATTTAGGATTAGATAATAATGAAGTTAGAACTAGAGTGGACAATTCATTGAAAAATGTTCATATGTATGATTATAAGGATAAAGCAGTACATTTTTTAAGCTATGGTCAAAAAAAGAGAGTATCAATAGCAGATATACTTGTTATGGAGCCTGAAATAATAATACTTGATGAACCAACTTCAAGTTTAGATCCAAAGCATTCAAGACAAATAATAAATATATTTGATAAAATCAATGCACAGGGAGTAACAGTTATATTATCTACTCATGATGTTGAATTAGCTTATTCATGGTCAGACTATATAGTAGTAATGAAAAATGGAGAGGTAGTAAGGTGTGGAGATCCAATAGAAATTTTTAGCGATAGCGAATTTTTACAAAATACATATCTTGAAAAACCTCTGATATTAGATTTATATGAAAGATTAATCAAGAATGGATTTATAGGAACAAATGATAATATTCCGAGAAATAAAGAAGAACTTTTTAATATTTTAAATAACTAA
- the cbiQ gene encoding cobalt ECF transporter T component CbiQ, which translates to MISIDKLSYISKLRNVNPMEKFMFAVITMFFGIFLNNIIVSILIFFIMSFMILCKGKIPFKSYCKLILMPVFFLIIGTITIAINLGNNNDFLFKFSVFTVNLGCTKESLYEAVQVLLKSMSAVTCLYFLTLTTPIVEVLLVLKRLRMPKLFIELMGLIYRLIFILLETMNTIYISQKGRLGYSSIKLGYKSLGELITILFIRAYKKSQDMYTSLESRCYSGEINVIEPEYSISYRNIFMIISLQIVLVIIKCNFDI; encoded by the coding sequence ATGATTTCTATAGATAAATTATCATATATATCAAAACTTAGAAATGTAAACCCTATGGAAAAGTTTATGTTTGCTGTGATTACGATGTTTTTTGGAATATTTTTAAATAATATAATAGTATCCATACTTATATTTTTTATAATGTCATTTATGATATTGTGTAAGGGAAAAATACCTTTTAAATCATATTGTAAACTAATTTTAATGCCAGTATTTTTTCTAATTATAGGTACCATAACTATTGCTATTAATTTAGGAAACAATAATGATTTTTTATTTAAATTTAGCGTATTTACAGTGAATCTTGGATGTACAAAGGAAAGTTTATACGAGGCTGTACAAGTGCTTTTAAAATCTATGTCAGCAGTAACATGTTTATATTTCTTGACTCTTACAACTCCAATAGTAGAGGTATTATTAGTTCTAAAAAGACTTAGAATGCCTAAACTATTTATAGAGCTTATGGGACTTATATATAGATTAATATTTATACTACTTGAAACGATGAATACTATTTATATATCACAAAAAGGGAGACTTGGTTATTCATCAATAAAATTAGGATATAAATCATTAGGTGAATTAATAACAATATTGTTTATTAGAGCATATAAAAAATCGCAAGATATGTATACTTCACTAGAATCTAGATGTTATTCTGGAGAAATTAATGTGATAGAACCAGAATATAGTATTTCTTACAGAAATATATTTATGATTATATCTTTACAGATAGTTTTAGTAATTATAAAGTGCAATTTTGATATATAA
- a CDS encoding energy-coupling factor ABC transporter substrate-binding protein, whose protein sequence is MNTNKKTNNKSMFKKNLILAILVVLIAIGPLIFAKGAKFEGSDDQAEDAITQVDENYKPWFSPVWEPPSGEIESLLFALQAAIGAGIIGYYFGFAKGRKKTDESEK, encoded by the coding sequence ATGAATACAAATAAGAAAACAAATAATAAATCTATGTTTAAAAAGAATTTAATATTAGCAATACTTGTAGTTTTAATAGCTATAGGTCCTCTAATATTTGCTAAGGGAGCTAAATTTGAAGGGTCAGATGATCAAGCAGAAGATGCTATAACTCAAGTAGATGAAAATTATAAACCTTGGTTTTCACCTGTATGGGAACCACCAAGTGGTGAAATAGAGAGTTTACTTTTTGCTCTTCAAGCGGCTATTGGTGCAGGAATAATAGGTTATTATTTTGGATTTGCAAAAGGAAGAAAGAAGACTGATGAAAGTGAAAAATAA
- a CDS encoding energy-coupling factor ABC transporter permease, whose protein sequence is MKSRKKYQLFLLVLFVGLFSVRTVYAMHIMEGYLQPVWCGVWAAVCLPFIFKGLISIKKKVNINPRMKMLIAMAGAFAFVLSALKIPSVTGSCSHPTGVGLGAILFGPAVMSVLGLIVLIFQALLLAHGGITTIGANTFSMAIVGPIISYYLYKFLRKVNVSQSISIFLAAALGDLMTYVTTSIQLSLAFPDKTGGFIASLGKFMSIFAITQIPLAISEGILTVIVFNLLFNYNKSELEQLEVLPQNVVELHSESKEV, encoded by the coding sequence ATGAAATCAAGAAAGAAGTATCAATTGTTTTTATTAGTTTTATTTGTAGGATTATTTTCAGTTAGAACAGTATATGCTATGCATATAATGGAAGGATATTTGCAACCAGTATGGTGCGGAGTATGGGCAGCTGTATGTTTACCTTTTATATTTAAAGGACTAATTTCTATAAAAAAGAAGGTAAATATAAACCCTAGAATGAAGATGCTTATAGCTATGGCAGGAGCTTTTGCATTTGTACTTTCTGCACTTAAAATACCATCAGTTACAGGAAGCTGTTCACATCCAACAGGGGTTGGGCTTGGAGCTATCTTATTTGGACCAGCGGTTATGAGTGTTTTAGGATTAATTGTACTTATATTTCAAGCATTACTTCTTGCTCATGGAGGGATAACAACTATTGGTGCTAATACATTTTCCATGGCAATAGTAGGTCCAATAATATCATATTATTTATATAAGTTTTTGAGAAAAGTAAATGTATCACAGAGTATATCTATATTTTTAGCAGCTGCATTAGGAGATTTAATGACATATGTTACAACGTCTATTCAACTTTCATTAGCATTTCCAGATAAAACTGGTGGATTTATAGCATCACTTGGAAAGTTCATGAGTATTTTTGCTATAACTCAAATACCTCTTGCAATAAGTGAAGGGATTTTAACAGTAATAGTATTTAATCTTTTATTTAATTATAATAAAAGTGAATTAGAGCAATTAGAAGTTTTACCCCAAAACGTAGTTGAATTACATAGTGAATCAAAGGAGGTATAG
- a CDS encoding polysaccharide deacetylase family protein has protein sequence MRKILILVVFIITLGLVRFGVKEIVLRKPQSSNNSNIEQKTVKSDDESIPVIMYHSIKYEKGNGVRLPKEKFEEQMKYLKENNYSTLTMDELYDFLKNNKKIPKKAVVLTFDDGYKDNYDTAYPILKKYGFKATLFVITNCIGTGEYLTADQLKEMNKNGFDVESHTTNHEKLTELSYEDQYKIFLESKQNLEKLLNKKVKYIAYPYGKYDSQSIKAAEYAGYKLAVTTHCKWSNKKDGIYTISRVGISGKHDMDKFIKKIEFENYCRVYKYLIL, from the coding sequence ATGAGAAAAATATTAATATTAGTAGTATTTATAATAACATTAGGGTTAGTTAGATTTGGTGTAAAAGAAATTGTATTAAGAAAACCTCAATCATCAAATAATAGTAATATTGAACAAAAGACAGTAAAATCAGATGATGAAAGTATACCTGTAATTATGTATCACTCAATAAAGTACGAAAAAGGGAATGGAGTAAGACTTCCTAAAGAAAAATTTGAAGAACAAATGAAATACTTAAAAGAAAATAATTATTCAACTTTAACAATGGATGAATTATATGATTTTTTGAAGAATAATAAAAAAATACCTAAAAAAGCTGTTGTATTGACATTTGATGATGGATATAAAGATAATTATGATACAGCTTATCCTATATTAAAAAAGTATGGATTTAAGGCTACTCTTTTTGTAATAACAAATTGTATTGGAACAGGAGAATATTTAACAGCAGATCAATTAAAAGAGATGAATAAAAATGGATTTGATGTTGAAAGTCATACTACAAATCATGAGAAACTAACTGAACTTTCTTATGAGGATCAATATAAAATATTTTTAGAGTCTAAACAAAATTTAGAGAAGTTATTAAATAAAAAAGTAAAATATATTGCATATCCTTATGGTAAATATGATTCTCAAAGCATAAAGGCTGCTGAATATGCAGGATATAAGTTAGCGGTAACAACTCATTGTAAATGGTCAAATAAGAAAGATGGAATATATACGATAAGTAGAGTAGGGATAAGTGGTAAACATGATATGGACAAGTTTATTAAAAAAATAGAGTTTGAGAATTATTGTAGGGTTTATAAATATTTGATTTTATGA
- a CDS encoding acyl-CoA dehydrogenase, with the protein MDLILSKEQEFVKKTAREFAERELAPIAGDIDEKGEIPKKIWEKLARYHMISIPIPKEYGGAGGDYISYSIVVEEISKKCASTGVMVSGVASLFGWPILKFGTEEQKEKYLKPLITGVKQGFFALTEPNAGTDAASQQTIAKRSGDYYILNGSKCFITNGAKADFGIVFAMTDRSKGVKGISAFIVEKGFEGFTIGKHENKMGVRGTNTTELIFKDVKVPQENLLGKEGKGFNIAMATLDGGRIGVASQALGISQGALDETVKYIKQRKQFGKPLSFFQGLQWIVSEMATRINAARLLIYDAADKKNKGLPYTKEAAMAKLNATRTAVYVVDRAVQLHGGYGYIKDYPVERMYRDAKITEIYEGTAEVQRMVIASKILQDK; encoded by the coding sequence ATGGATCTTATTCTAAGTAAAGAGCAGGAGTTTGTAAAAAAAACAGCAAGAGAATTTGCTGAAAGAGAACTTGCACCTATTGCTGGGGATATTGATGAAAAAGGAGAAATTCCTAAAAAAATATGGGAGAAACTTGCAAGATATCATATGATAAGTATCCCTATTCCAAAAGAATATGGTGGTGCAGGAGGAGACTATATATCTTATTCTATAGTTGTTGAAGAAATATCTAAAAAATGTGCTTCTACAGGAGTTATGGTATCAGGTGTAGCATCATTATTTGGATGGCCTATTTTAAAATTTGGAACAGAAGAGCAAAAGGAAAAATATTTAAAACCACTTATAACTGGAGTAAAACAAGGCTTCTTTGCTTTAACTGAACCAAATGCAGGAACAGATGCTGCAAGTCAGCAAACAATAGCTAAACGTAGCGGTGATTATTATATATTAAATGGATCTAAATGTTTTATAACAAATGGTGCTAAAGCAGATTTTGGTATTGTTTTTGCCATGACAGATAGAAGTAAAGGAGTTAAGGGTATATCAGCTTTTATAGTAGAAAAAGGTTTTGAAGGGTTTACAATAGGCAAACATGAAAATAAGATGGGGGTTAGAGGAACTAATACTACAGAACTTATTTTTAAAGATGTCAAAGTTCCACAGGAAAACTTACTTGGCAAAGAAGGAAAAGGCTTTAATATTGCAATGGCTACGTTAGATGGAGGAAGAATAGGAGTAGCATCTCAAGCGTTAGGAATATCACAAGGTGCATTAGATGAAACTGTTAAATATATAAAACAGAGAAAACAATTCGGAAAGCCATTATCATTTTTTCAAGGATTACAATGGATAGTATCAGAAATGGCTACAAGAATAAATGCTGCAAGATTGTTAATTTATGATGCAGCTGATAAAAAAAATAAAGGACTTCCATATACAAAAGAGGCAGCAATGGCAAAATTAAATGCTACAAGGACAGCTGTATATGTAGTAGATAGAGCTGTTCAGTTACATGGTGGATATGGATATATAAAGGATTATCCAGTTGAAAGAATGTACAGAGATGCTAAAATTACTGAAATATATGAAGGTACAGCCGAAGTACAAAGAATGGTTATAGCAAGTAAGATTCTTCAAGATAAATAG
- a CDS encoding 2-hydroxyacyl-CoA dehydratase subunit D, with the protein MNNINKILSEMRKVTENPKIVVKDFKKNTGNKVVGCFPVYCPEEIIHAGGMLPIGLWGGQVEIDLAKTQLPAFACSIMQSCLELGLKGVYDDLSAVIIPSLCDTLKCIGENWKAKIPNIKFISLVHPQNRKIEAGIKYLKSEYLNIKKQLESIIEREITEEDLNKSIEVYNEHRMIMREFTKTCNEHTDIITPKNRHLVIKSAFFMRKENHTELVKKLINELKNRPITKCKNKKVVLTGILAEPNKLLDLIEENNLSVVGDNLAQESRQFRFDVPDGGDALERLAKMWSNIEGCSLAFDPDKRHGDLLMHLVKENHADGVVVCMMKFCDPEEFDYPIYKQQLEKENIPMLYIEIDQQMENNEQARTRIQAFSEMLRL; encoded by the coding sequence ATGAATAATATAAACAAAATTTTAAGTGAGATGAGAAAAGTAACTGAAAATCCTAAAATTGTTGTTAAAGACTTTAAAAAAAATACGGGAAATAAGGTTGTAGGTTGTTTTCCTGTATATTGTCCAGAAGAAATTATTCATGCAGGTGGTATGCTACCTATAGGGTTATGGGGAGGTCAAGTTGAAATAGATTTAGCAAAAACACAGCTTCCCGCTTTTGCATGTTCAATAATGCAATCATGTTTAGAATTAGGATTAAAGGGAGTTTATGATGATCTTTCAGCAGTTATTATTCCTTCTTTATGTGACACATTAAAATGTATCGGGGAAAATTGGAAGGCTAAAATTCCGAATATAAAATTTATTTCTCTTGTTCATCCTCAAAATAGAAAAATAGAGGCTGGGATCAAATACTTAAAGAGTGAATATTTAAATATAAAAAAACAACTTGAATCTATTATTGAGAGAGAAATAACAGAAGAAGATTTAAATAAAAGTATAGAAGTATATAATGAGCATCGTATGATTATGAGAGAATTTACTAAAACATGCAATGAACATACGGATATAATTACACCTAAAAATAGACATTTAGTTATAAAGAGTGCATTCTTTATGAGAAAAGAAAATCATACAGAATTGGTTAAGAAATTGATTAATGAACTTAAAAATAGACCTATAACTAAATGTAAAAATAAGAAAGTAGTTTTGACAGGAATACTTGCAGAACCTAATAAACTTCTTGATCTAATAGAAGAAAATAATTTATCGGTAGTGGGTGATAACTTAGCTCAAGAATCTAGACAGTTTAGATTTGATGTTCCAGACGGAGGGGATGCTTTAGAAAGATTAGCTAAGATGTGGTCAAATATAGAAGGATGTTCTCTTGCATTTGATCCTGATAAGAGGCATGGAGATTTACTAATGCACCTAGTAAAAGAAAATCATGCAGATGGAGTTGTTGTATGTATGATGAAATTCTGTGATCCGGAAGAATTTGATTATCCAATATACAAACAGCAACTTGAAAAAGAAAATATTCCTATGTTATATATTGAGATTGACCAACAGATGGAAAATAATGAGCAAGCACGTACTAGAATTCAGGCATTTTCAGAAATGTTAAGGCTATAG
- a CDS encoding 2-hydroxyacyl-CoA dehydratase subunit D — MGQKSKAMTLVKNLLDNHYKEANMAKERGELVGWSTSIFPQEIAETFGLHVLYPENHAAAVAAKHESLKVCEVAESKGYSIDICSYARVNLGYVDLKKIESINMPKPDFILCCNNICNTVIKWYENIAKELNIPMILMDTPFNSEYEITQERIDYFKGQLQEAIRKLEEITGKEFDQKRFEEVMKISTEAGNLWKQSMSLTKAIPAPMNGFEMFNYMAVIVCARGKKETVEIFKTLIDELQERIDKGETSYRGEQKHRIMFEGIPCWPYLSYKLRSLNDKGINMVGSVYTDAWALQYESNDLDGMAKAYCSIMNNVNLDRQVDMRAKVIRDFKCDGAIYHMNRSCKLMDFMQYELERRVEAKTNVPYIGFDGDQADPRNFTKAQFETRVQGLAEVMEERKNVGGVKHE, encoded by the coding sequence CTCAAGAGATTGCAGAAACATTTGGATTACATGTATTATATCCTGAAAATCATGCAGCAGCAGTAGCAGCTAAGCATGAATCTTTGAAAGTATGCGAAGTTGCTGAAAGTAAAGGATATTCAATAGATATATGTTCTTATGCGAGAGTAAATTTAGGATATGTAGACTTAAAGAAAATAGAAAGTATAAATATGCCTAAACCAGACTTCATACTTTGCTGTAATAACATATGTAATACCGTTATAAAATGGTATGAAAACATAGCAAAAGAATTAAATATTCCTATGATTTTAATGGATACCCCTTTTAACAGTGAATACGAAATTACTCAAGAAAGAATTGATTATTTTAAAGGACAGCTTCAAGAGGCTATAAGAAAATTAGAAGAAATTACGGGGAAAGAATTTGATCAAAAGCGTTTTGAAGAAGTTATGAAAATATCCACAGAAGCGGGGAATTTATGGAAACAATCTATGAGTCTAACAAAGGCTATTCCAGCACCAATGAATGGATTTGAAATGTTTAATTATATGGCTGTTATAGTTTGTGCTCGTGGAAAAAAGGAAACTGTAGAAATTTTTAAGACTCTTATAGATGAATTGCAAGAAAGAATAGATAAGGGAGAAACAAGTTATAGAGGGGAACAAAAACACAGAATCATGTTTGAAGGTATACCATGTTGGCCATATCTAAGTTATAAATTAAGATCATTAAATGATAAAGGAATTAATATGGTAGGTAGTGTTTATACGGATGCGTGGGCACTTCAATATGAATCAAATGATCTTGATGGAATGGCAAAAGCATATTGTAGCATAATGAATAATGTTAATTTAGATAGACAAGTAGACATGAGAGCTAAAGTTATTAGAGATTTTAAGTGTGATGGAGCAATATATCATATGAATAGAAGCTGTAAGCTAATGGATTTTATGCAATATGAGTTAGAAAGAAGAGTAGAAGCAAAAACTAATGTGCCATATATCGGATTTGATGGTGACCAAGCAGATCCAAGGAACTTCACAAAAGCTCAGTTTGAAACAAGAGTACAAGGCCTTGCAGAAGTTATGGAAGAAAGAAAAAATGTAGGAGGTGTAAAGCATGAATAA